GGCTAAACCACCGTGAAATACGGGTCCAAAATCAGTCTCACACGGCATGGGTGGAGTCTTGTGCATACCGGAATTAACTTCTCTCTGTGTGCTTGCCAATAATTTTTCAGAATATGAGCATCCTGCTGATGGTAAATTCCATGAGTTAAATAATATTTCTCATACAGTGGAACCTTATTTCATATTTAATTGTTAAAAGAGATGCAATGGGCGATGCAGGACGAAAATAAAAGGAAAGAATTTGAAGATGTTTCTCTGGAATATACTGCTTCCCTCTACAGTATGGCGTTGCGGTTAGTGCGCAATAATGAGGAAGCTGAGGATTTGGTTCAGGAAACCTATTTAAAGGCATATAGATTTTTTGACTCCTTTCAGAAAGGAACAAATATAAAAGCGTGGCTTTTTACCATCCTTCGAAATACATTTATTAATAAGTATAGAAAAGCAGTTCGGTTGCCCGGGGAGATTTTTTGTGAAGATGTTGAATTGGTTAATGCAACTCTGGCAGATAAAAAAGAGGGTAACCTGGAAGATCTGGCGGAAACACTGGAAGACAGATACTGTGAGCTTGATGGTTTCGTGGAAGATGAAGTCAAGCACGCGTTGGATGCATTGCCGATTGAATTTAGAGAAGCTATATTGTTTTCAGATGTGGAAGGATTATCCTATAAGGATATAGCGGAAATTACAAATGTGCCAATCGGAACGGTGAAATCCAGACTGAATCGTGGTAGAAAGTTACTTCAACAAAATCTTTGGAACTATGCAAAAGATAAGGGATTTATAAAGAAGGAGAAATGATGTCTTGTGGAGAAACAATGAAGCATCTGTATGCTTTTATGGATAATGAAATCGAAAGATCTCTTCATATCGTTGTTAAAAAGCACCTGGACGAGTGTGGTAAATGTAGCCAAAAGTATAAATCGGAAAAGCAAATTCGGGTGCGGATAAAAGCATTGTGCAAGAACATTGAAGTGCCTGCGCGTCTTTATAAGAGAATCTCTGAAGGCCTTGATGCTATTGACAAGGAGTTTTCCACGGGAAAGGTTCTTTGTAAGAAAGAAGTATTTTCTCCGATAGTTTCACTCCGTGCATATGCTGTAGCGGCATCAATTCTTCTCTCAATAATAGGTGGCATCATGTATTATGCGAATTTCAACGACTATGATCACGACAGGTCTTTCTCTATCGTAAATAGTGCGGTGGAAAATCATGTTGTGGCGGTGCATGATAATTTGGTCTTTAATGAAAAAACTTCTGTGGTAAAAACCGGAAACAAATATTTCGAAAACGTCATAAATGCTGGTGGTAAAAAGATGTCTTCACCTCTTAATATTGAACAGGTGCGAGTGATGAAACAAATGCCTGTGAACTTTTGCGGGGAAAACAGTTCCTGTGTTGTCTTTGATATGGGGAATAATAAGTTATCACTTCAAACAGTGCAAAAAAGAGATTTTCCCATAGAAAGACTTGAGAAAGTACGTTTTGGCTCCAAGCTGTTTTATATGGGAAATAGCCGGGGGTTTAACTCTGTCTTATGGAAAGAAAACGGTGCTCTTTATTGTCTTACCTCGGATATTAACAAAAAAGAAATGCTTCAGCTTGCCGCAGTCCTTTCTTCTCGATGACAACCGGTTCGTGTTGTGGTCAGTTTGAGAGGCGTATCTTTCCACTGGTTTCCTATCTACCAGCGCGCCAAAAACACTTCCCTTTCCTCTGATTTTGCTTAGTTGAGATATGAACTCTTGATTGGGATTCATGAATTATTACGACATTACGCTTCCTCTTTCAGAAACAACGATTACCTGGCCTGGTGACCCTGCCCTGTCGATCAAAAAAGTACGGTTCGTTTCTCAGGACGATACCTGCACTATCTCCGAATTAAAATTAGGCACACATTGTGGAACCCATATCGATGCGCCATATCACTTCGACGAAAGCGGTATAACAGTAGATCAAATCCCATTGGAACGTCTCATTGGGATTGCAACCGTATTTTCTATAAAGAATAAAGAAAAAATTGATCTTGAAGAAGTAAAATTACTGAAACTGGAAAATACCAAAAAGGTCATTTTCAAGACCATAAATTCCACCTATTGGAAACTTTCCGAATTTAAGAAAGAGTTCGTTTATATTACAAAGGATGCGGCTCACTATCTGGTGGATAGTGGTGTAATGCTTGTTGGTATAGATTATCTTTCCGTAGAAAAATGGAACAGCAGCCATTTTGATGTGCATCGTATGCTTTTAAGAGAGGGTATCATTATTCTTGAAGGACTTGATTTGGGTAATGTAGAGGCGGGCAATTATGAACTGATTGCATTGCCATTAAAAATAAAGGGTGGAGATGGAAGTCCGGCGCGGGTTATTTTAAAAGAGTTAACGTAGTATTTTATAGAAGTATTGATAGTAGTGCCTTCGTGGTTTTATTTATTCTCCGGTATGATACTCTAGCGCATAAACAAATTTTATAGTGTGTACGCAGTGTTTGCGACAGGGCAATTCCTGTATGCGGATGTCTACGGTTCATTTAGCAGGTCATAAACGGTAAGCATGGCCACCCCATGCATATCCCTTCCAAAGCGTGTTTCCTCCATCGTATTTTACCGAAATCAAGAATTTTACCGTTTTCGTGAAAACAGTTAATATTTTTTTGATATTTATACGATAACTAACAGGCGATTTGCTGTTAGGAGAAAGAGAAAAGCACTATTTTAGATTGAACAACAGGGTCTCTTCAGAAAACATTTCTGAGCGTAAATTACCAGGCTTAGAAAAATTGAAATAACCATCGATATTCAAAATATCGGTACCATACACGGTTGTCATGAGTATGGGTAGGTAGAATATGCATGATAAAGTGGAAAATACTGTGTTGATTTATCAGAAAAACAGGAGTAACAATTATAAGGGAAAGGGAGGTTTCGAGCTATGGCAAAAGTGTTGATAATCGATGATTCCGCGGTTATGAGAAAGATGATTCAGCGGAATGTTCAGCAATCCGGGCTGATAGTTGACGGATTTGTAGAGGCAGGAGATGGAAGGGAAGGTCTTGAAAAGGCATCTGTTGATGCGAATATCGATTTAATACTCTGTGACTGGAATATGCCGAACATGACGGGAATAGAATTTGTAAAGGCGCTCAGAGGCACGGGGAATGAAACGCCTATTGTAATGGTTACTACTGAAGGGAGTGATACAAAGGTCGAAGAGGCCAAAAGCAGTGGTGCAAATGGTTATCTGACAAAGCCTTTTACACCAGATCAGCTGAAGGATAAATTAGGAAATTTTTTACAATTAAAATAACCGGATGAAATCTAGAGAAAGGTAAAAGGAGGATTCCTTATGGATCTTAAAGGAGTTATAGAAGGTGTTTCAGTGGACATTCAAGAGGCGACAAAAATATTATTTGAAACGATGATTATCATGGACTTGAATTATGAAGAGGCTTCTTTGATCGATGAAACACAGATTAAAACAGATGTCATAGGTATGGTAAGCTTTACGGGGATGTATCATGGAGTTGTTGGCGTTTTTTGTTCAAAAAAATTCGCATTAAAGGCTGCATCAAATATGTTGATGACAGAAATGACTGAATTCGATGCCGATGTGAAAGATGCTATTGGTGAGATTTCTAACATGATTGCAGGAAACGTAAAGACAAAAATTTCAGAAAAATATGGCGAAATGCATCTTTCTATTCCTATTGTCATAGCGGGGGAAGGCTTGTCGATAACGGCCGTGAAAAATACACCGACAATCTCACCTACAGCGCTTTCCTGTTTCAGTAAGGACCCGTGGCTGATGACGTATTTCAGCTTCGAAGATGAAAAATTAGGAGTTGGTATATTGCTTAAGGAATCAAAATAGATACTTATTTCTTTAAAGCACAAAAATTATGAGTGTTATGGAAACCTCTGGAAAGCATACAACCTCATCAAAATTAGAGGAGACATTGGTTAGTACATTTCCTCGAATCTGTCAGGGATGTTCTCAGCTGACAAACAAGCAAATTTTTCTTACAGATCCTGCCTTTGAAATAAAAACACTGAAACAGTTTGTTCGAGAGGGAAATGAAAGTTACCTGTTTTCCAAAAT
The Candidatus Brocadiaceae bacterium DNA segment above includes these coding regions:
- a CDS encoding sigma-70 family RNA polymerase sigma factor: MQDENKRKEFEDVSLEYTASLYSMALRLVRNNEEAEDLVQETYLKAYRFFDSFQKGTNIKAWLFTILRNTFINKYRKAVRLPGEIFCEDVELVNATLADKKEGNLEDLAETLEDRYCELDGFVEDEVKHALDALPIEFREAILFSDVEGLSYKDIAEITNVPIGTVKSRLNRGRKLLQQNLWNYAKDKGFIKKEK
- a CDS encoding cyclase family protein; its protein translation is MNYYDITLPLSETTITWPGDPALSIKKVRFVSQDDTCTISELKLGTHCGTHIDAPYHFDESGITVDQIPLERLIGIATVFSIKNKEKIDLEEVKLLKLENTKKVIFKTINSTYWKLSEFKKEFVYITKDAAHYLVDSGVMLVGIDYLSVEKWNSSHFDVHRMLLREGIIILEGLDLGNVEAGNYELIALPLKIKGGDGSPARVILKELT
- a CDS encoding chemotaxis protein CheX, whose amino-acid sequence is MDLKGVIEGVSVDIQEATKILFETMIIMDLNYEEASLIDETQIKTDVIGMVSFTGMYHGVVGVFCSKKFALKAASNMLMTEMTEFDADVKDAIGEISNMIAGNVKTKISEKYGEMHLSIPIVIAGEGLSITAVKNTPTISPTALSCFSKDPWLMTYFSFEDEKLGVGILLKESK
- a CDS encoding response regulator, encoding MAKVLIIDDSAVMRKMIQRNVQQSGLIVDGFVEAGDGREGLEKASVDANIDLILCDWNMPNMTGIEFVKALRGTGNETPIVMVTTEGSDTKVEEAKSSGANGYLTKPFTPDQLKDKLGNFLQLK